The Natronosporangium hydrolyticum nucleotide sequence GGCCTATTATCACGTCGGTTCGGGCGCCCGGAACCCGTTGACCTTCCGGGCGATGTACGACAACGTCCGCGAGTACTTCACCGACCACCCGATGCCCGACGGCGGCCGGGGTCAGATCAAGGTCCCGACCTGGGACTTTCCTGGGGCCCGCCGGGTCGGCCGGATGCTGCGAACCGGCGAGCGGGTGCTCACCGCGGCGCAACGCACGCTGCTGGCCACCCCGGCCGGCCAACGCACCCGCCGCTGGCAGGACGACCTCACCCGGGAACGCGACAAGCTCGACTTCCTGCGGCGCTACGCCGACCTGTACGGGGTCTACACCGAGGCGGAGGTGCTCTACAGCGACTCCCGGTTGCTGGCGCTGCACCGGGCGCTGCCACCGGACCGGATCGACGAGCACGGCTTCGACGCGGCCGCCATCGACTGGCCCCACTACCTCCAGCAGGTCCACTGCCCGGCGATCACCGCCACGGTACGCCGGGCCACCGCGGGCCGGCCGGGTACGGCGGCCAGCGCCCCACCGGTGGCGGGCAACGGTGGCCGGCCCGACGCCGACCGGGTGGCGATCTTCGACCTGGAGGGCACCCTGGTGGCCTCCAATGTGATCGAGACCTATCTGCTGGCGCGGCTCGCCGACACCCCCCGCGGCGACTGGCTCGCCGAACTCGCCGACCTGGCCCGCGGGCTGCCCCGCTACTTCGCTGCCGAGCGGCGCGACCGGGGGGAGTTCCTGCGGACGTTCCTGCGCCGCTACGCCGACGCTGATGAGGCCGCGCTGCACCGGCTGGTCGCCGACCGGCTCGGCGGGGCGTTGCTGCGCCGCGCCTACCCGCAGGCGCTCCGGCGGGTTCGGCAGCATCGCGCGGCCGGCCACCGTACGGTGCTGATCACCGGCACCATCGATGTGCTGGTGCAGCCGCTGGCGCCGCTCTTCGACGAGGTGGTGGCGAGCCGGCTGCACACCCGCGACGGTCGCTACTCCGGGTTCCTCGAATCACCACCGCTGGTCGGCGAGGCGCGGGCGGCGTGGCTGCGGCGCTACGCCCAGACCGCCGGGGTGTCACTGACCGACTCGTACGCCTACGGCGACAGCTACTCCGACCGGCCGCTGCTGGCTGCGGTCGGCAACCCGGTCGCGGTCAACCCGGACCCGCAGCTCTACCGCCACGCCCGCCGCCACCGGTGGGCGGTCGCCGAGTGGACCAGCCACACCCTGCCCGCCGCCGAGACCTTCGCGGAGACGGTCGCGTGAACCTCACCCTCGAATACCACCGGTCACCGGTGCGGTACCTCAGCGGCCGGGCCGCCACCGCCACCCCGCTCGGCGCCCGCGCCGGCGGCGTCCTGGCGGCGAACCTCTCGCCGTTGCGGCTGCTGAACCGGCCCGACCCACGGCCGCCGGCGGCCGGCTGGACCCGCGTGCGACCGTTGCTCTCCGGCGTCTGCGGCTCCGACCTGGGGCTGCTGACCGGCCGCAACTCGCCGTACCTGTCGGCAGTGGTGTCGATGCCGTTCACCCCCGGCCACGAGGTGGTGGGGCAGACCCTCGACGACCTGCCCGACCTGCCCCGCGGCAGCCGGGTGGTGCTCGACCCGGTGCTCGGCTGCGCCGCCCGGGACGTGCCCGCCTGCCCGGGCTGCGCCGCCGGGCTGCCCAACCGGTGCGACCGGATCACCGCCGGCACGGTCTCGGCCGGGCTGCAGACCGGCTTCTGCGCCGACACCGGCGGCGGCTGGAGCCGGATGCTGGTCGCCCACCGCAGCCAGCTGCACCCGGTGCCGGACCCGCTCGACGACGCCACGGCGGTGCTGGTCGAACCGTTGGCGTGCGCGATCCGGGCGGTGCGCCGGGTGGCGGTGCCCGACGGGGCCAGCGTGCTGGTGGTCGGCGCCGGGGCGATCGGCCTGCTGACCGTGCTGGCGCTGCGCGAGTACACCAAGGCCGGCCCGATCTACGCCCTCGCCCGCTACGGCCATCAGCGGGAACGGGCCCGGGCCATGGGCGCTACCGACGTGCTGTCACCGAAGCGGGCCGCCCGGGCGCTGCGCCGGGCCACCGGCGGGTTCCTGGCCAGCCCGGACCGCGGCGGCGAGTTCCTACTCGGCGGGGTGGACCTGGTCTTCGAGTGCACCGGCGGTTCCGGACTGGACACCGCGCTGCGGGTCACCCGGGCCGGCGGCACGGTGGTGCTCACCGGAATGCCCAACCAGCCGGTCGATCTCACCCCGACCTGGTTCCGGGAGCTGTCGCTGGTCGGGGCGTACGCTTCGGGCAGCGGCGACTTCCCGGACGCGCTGGCGCTGGCCGGGACCGCCCCGCTCACCGGATTCGTGGACGCGATCTATCCGCTGTCCCGGTGGCGTGATGCGATCGGCCACGCCTACGCGGCGGGCCGGCTCGGCACGGTCAAGGTCGCGTTCGATCCCAACCGCGAGTAGACAAAGGGGAGGTACGGTGAGCAGACCCGGCTTCGTGCTGGAGGTGGACGAGCGTACGCCGGCGTTGCTGGTCCACCAGGGTGAAGGCTTCCGGCTGGAGCGATTGCCGCTGGGCAGCCGGGTCATCTACCCGCCGGAGTCGCTGCCCGGGCTGACCGATCTGGACCGCCGGATCCACCAGGCGTTGACGAACCCGCTCGGCTCCGAGCCGCTGCCGGCGTTGCTGAAGCCCGGGATGCGGCTCACCATCGTCTTCGACGACCTGTCGCTGCCGCTGCCGCCGATGCGCACCCCGGACATCCGGCAACGCATCATCGAGCATGTGCTGGAGCTGGCGGCGGCCGCCGGGGTGGACGACGTGGCGTTGATCGCCGCGAACGCGCTGCACCGGCGCATGACCCCGGCGGAGCTGAAGCGGACCGTCGGCGAGCGGGTGTTCCGGTCGTTCTTCCCGAACCAACTGGTCAACCACGACGCCGAGGACCGGGCACAGCTGGTCGAGGTGGGCACCACCCGGCACGGCGAGGCGGTGGAGATCAACCGGCGGGCGGCCGAGAGCGACTTGATCGTCTACGTCAACATCACGCTGACCGCGATGAACGGTGGCCCGAAGTCGGTCTCGGTGGGGCTGGCCTCCTACCGCAGCCTGAAGCACCACCACAACGTACACACGCTGCGGCACTCGAAGTCGTTCAACGACCCGCCGAACTCGGCGATGCACCACTCGTACCACCGGATGGCCGGGGTGCTCGACGAGCATCTGAAGATCTTCCAGATCGAGACCACCCTCAACAACGACACCTTCCCGGCCCAGGTCGACTTCCTCAACAAGCGGGAGTGGGAGTGGTCGTTGAAGGACCAGGCGGCCTACCTGGCGGTCAAGCGCGGCAACGACCTGTTGCCGCCGCGGCGGCGACGGCAACTCTGGCACCGCACCGCGGCACCGTACGGGGTGACCTCGGTGACCGCCGGGGCGCCGGCCGAGGTCCACGACGTGACCCTGCGGCAGGTGCTGCGGCAGCAGTTGACCGAGGTGGCCGGGCCGGCCGATGTCGGGGTGTTCGGGCTGCCCTACATCTGCCCGTACAACGTCAACTCGATCATGAACCCGATTCTGGTGATGAGCCTCGGGCTGGGGTACTTCTTCAACCTGTACCGGAACCAGCCGATCGTCCGGCCGGGCGGGGTGGCGATCTTCTACCACCCGGTGCGCAACGAGTTCCATCCGGTGCACCACCCGAGCTACATCGACTTCTTCGAGGAGGTGCTGGCGGAGACGACCGACCCGGCGGCGATCGAGGCGAAGTACGAGGAGCAGTTCGCCACCGACCCGTGGTATGTCCACCTGTACCGCAACAGCTACGCGTACCACGGGGTGCATCCGCTCTACATGTGGTATTGGGGTGCTCATGCGATGGAGCATCTCGGGGACGTGATCTTCGTGGGCGGAGACCGGAAGACCACTTCGGTGATGGGGTTCCGGTCGGCGTCCACGCTCGACGACGCGCTGGAGATCGCCCGGGACCGGGTCGGCCGCAGCCCCAGTATCACCTACCTGCACGCACCACCGATGACCATGGCCGACGTCCGCTGAGCCGGCCTTGCCCGCCGCCCCTTCCGGCCGATCATGAGCGTGTTGACAGACACGCCGGGCGTGTCGATCAACTAGCTCATGATCGGCCGGGCCCCCGGCTCATTGATCGGTGAACTGGCGGGCGGGGCCAGCGACGAGAGAGGGGAACCGATGGGACTGATCCGGGAGATCCGGGTGCTCACCCGCGGGCGGGACTGGCGCGGCCGCTCCCGGCTGCCCCGGTCCGCCAACGGGCACCAGACCGCCGAGCCGGCCCGTGAGTTCCCCACCGGCTGGGCCCGCACCCGCACCGCCCACGCCGCCCGCCGCGCCGTACAACGCGCCGTGTTGACGCCGCTCACCTGGACCCAGACCAAGCCGGAGGTGACCGGGGTCGACCGGCTGGCTGGACTCACCGGCCCAGTGGTGCTGGTCGCGAACCACAGTAGCCACCTGGACGCGCCACTGATCCTCGGCTCGCTCCCGCCCCACCTCGCCGACCGGGTCGCGGTCGGCGCCGCCGCCGACTACTTCTTCGACGCCCGCTGGCGGGCCGCAGTCACCGCTCTGGTCTTCAATGCGTTTCCCGTGGAACGGTATCGATCTTCACGACTACGTAGTCTCGCCCCGTACCTGCTAGCGCGCGGGTGGAGCCTGTTGCTCTTCCCGGAGGCTACCCGCAGCGAGGATGGCTGGATGTCCACTCTGCGCCTGGGCGCCGCCCACCTGTGCGTCTCCCGGCAGGTGCCGGCGGTGCCGATCGCGTTGCGCGGCACCTATGCGGCGATGCCCCGGGGCCGGAACTGGCCCACCCCGGGCCGGCCGCGGGTCGTCGTCCGCTACGGCACACCACTGTTTCCGAGCGAGGGCGAAGAGACCCGCCGGTTCAACACCCGACTCGCCGACTCGATCTCCCGGCTCTGGGCGGAGGAGGAGTTGGGGTGGTATGAGTCGTTGCGGGCGGAGCAACGGGGCGAGTTGTCGTTGCCGACCGGGCCGCCTGCGGCGTCGTGGCGGCGGATCTGGGAGTCGAGCCGGCCGCTGCCCCGCACCGAACCACCCCACACCTGGCGCTAGTAGGCGCTCAGCCGCTCCTGCTGGAGGTCCGGCACGATCCGGGAGACGGTCTCGTAGTCACCATCCTCATGGAGCACGGTCAACCGGTGCCGCAACGCACTCGCCACCACGAGCAGGTCGGCGACGGAGAGCCCGTGATGCTGGCTGTGCCCGGCCAGCTCGCGCCGCACCTCGTTCACCGTCCCCCAGAGGTCGTCCGGCATCGACACCCACGGATAGGCATCGTGGAGCCCTTGCTCGACTCGCTGATAATGTTTCGCGTCAGCGATGGTCAGAACTTCGGCGACGACGGGATCACAGATCGCGATCAGCCCCCGCTCGATCTGCTCCTGCCGGACCAGCGACGCTTGCCGGCGCAGCACCCGCACCAGCGCACTGGTGTCGATCAGGTAGGTCACTCGTCCAGCTCGTGGTAACGGTCGAAGTCGAAGCCGCCCTCGTCCGCGACCTGCTGCAGCTCGGCGAGCGCGTGGCTGCGGCGGGTCCGGCTCGCCGTCACCGCGGCCCGCAGCGCGCTGGTCACAGTCTCCTTCTTGGTCGTAGTGCCGAGCGCGATCGTCGCCTCCGCGAGCAACTCATCGTCGATATCCACTAGAGTCTTGGCCACCCGACACCCCCTTGAATATAGGACCACCGCGAGTATATCCGACACAGGCCCGGATAACGAGCGGTCAGCGCCAGCGGTCGGGGTCCGGCAGCAGCTCGTTCATCGAGCCGGAGCGGAACGGCTCCACCACCAGCGGCGCCGCCCCGAACCCAGCCGCCGCGACCGCCATCGCCACCGCTGACTCCGCCCGCGCCACCGGCACCGCCTCGGCGTCCACCTCCAACCGGACCGCCTCGCCCAGATCCCGGACCCGCAGGTTCCGAACCCCGTGGCGAGCCAGCAGCGCCCGCACCGCCGACTCGGCCCGCTCCACCCGCGCTAGCCGGGCCGGTGTCACCGACACGCCGTACGCGATCCGGCTGGACAGACACGCCGCCGCCGGTTTGTCCCAGGTGGGCAGACCCCAGCCGTGGGCGATCCGGCGCACCGCCGCCTTATCCAGGCCGGCGTCGGCCAACGGGGTACGGGCGCCCTGCTCGGCCGCCGCCCGGATGCCTGGCCGGAACCCGGCCGCGAGATCGGAGGCGTTGGTGCCGGTCGCGATCACGTCGAACCCCTCGGCCGCGGCGAGCGCCACCGCCTCGGTCAGCAACGTCCGCTTGCAGAAGTAGCAGCGCTGCGGGCCGTTCTCCCGGTAGCCGGGCTCGGCCAGTTCGTCAGTAGCGACGGCCCGGTGCACCACCCCCAGCTCGGCACAGAACTGCTGCGCCGCTGCCAACTCCACCCCCGGCAGCGACGGCGACACCGCCGTGAGCGCCGCCACCCGATCGGCGCCGAGCGCCCGGGCCGCGCCGGCCAGCACCACACTGGAGTCCACGCCGCCGGAGAAGGCCACCAGCGTACGGCCGTACCCGTGGAAGGCTGCCAGCAGCCGCTCGGGCGCCGGCAGCGACGACGTATCGTCCAAGAGCGCGTACTCCGATCGCGAGGAGGTGTCGATGTCCGAACCGTACCCGGTCGCCGAGCCGGTCCTGGATCTCGGCTTCGCGCAGCTCGACGTGGACCGCGCCGGCCGCACCGGCGACCCGGAGGTGGTCAACGGTGGCGGCAAGACACCCGGACAGGTCGTCGGTGCGCTGCGGGCGCTGCACCAGGCCCACCCCGGCCGCGCGGTGCTCGCCACCCGGCTGACCGACGAGGCGCTGGCGCGGTGCCGCACCGAGCTGCCGGAGGCGGAGCTGGACGAGCTGGGACGGGTGGCGACCCTCGGCCGGCCGGTGCCGCCCCGCGGGCGGGTGGCGGTGGTCGCCGCCGGCACCGCCGACCTGCCGGTGGTGCGCGAATGCGCCGCCACGGTACGGGTCTTCGGCGCCACCCCGCACCAGATTGTCGACGTGGGCGTGGCCGGGCTGCACCGGCTGCTCTCCCGCCGCGCCGAGCTCGCCGCCGCCGAGGTGGTGGTGGCGGTCGCCGGCATGGAGGCGGCGCTGCCGTCGGTGATCGGTGGTCTGATCGGCGCCCCGCTGATCGCGGTGCCGACCAGCGTCGGCTACGGCTGGCACCTGGACGGGCTCACCGCCTGGCTGGCGACGCTGAACAGCTGCGCCCCCGGCGTGGTGACAGTAAATGTGGACAACGGGTTCGGCGCCGGGGTCGCCGCCGCCCGGATCGCCCGCCAGAGCGTCGGCGGAGGTGACCGGTGAAGACCCTGTGGGTCGACGCGGGCAACGGCGCCGCCGGCGACATGCTGCTGGCGGCGCTGCTCGACGCCGGCGCGGACCTCGAGGCGGTGCGGGCCGGCCTGGCCCGGCTGCCGGTGGAGCGGGTCGAGGTCACCGTCGAGCAGGTACACCGGCACGGCTTCCGGGCGGCGGCCGTGACCATCGACGCGCCGGCGAGCCACGTGCACCGCGGGCTCGGCGACGTCATCGAGGTGATCCGCGCCGCCGACCTGCCGGCTGCGGTCACCGAGTTCGCGGTGGCGACGTTCGGCCGGCTCGGGCAGGCCGAGGCGCGGGTGCACGGCGTCGACGTCGACGCGATCCACTTCCACGAGGTGGGGGCGCTGGACGCGATCGCCGACGTGGTCGGGTGCGCGCTCGCCCTCGACCAGTTGGGCCTGCTCGACCCAGCGACGGTGGGCCCGCGGGTGGTCAGCCCGGTCGCGGTCGGCTCCGGCACCATCAACGCCGCCCACGGCCGGCTGCCGGTGCCGCCCCCGGCAGTGGCGGAGCTGCTCGCCCAGGCGGCGGCCCCGGTCGCCGCCCACCCGGCCCAGCGGGAGCTGTGTACGCCGACCGGGGCGGCGCTGCTCGCCACGCTCGCCACCGACTGGGGTCCGATGCCGGCGGGCCGGCTGCGAGCGGTCGGGGTCGGCGCCGGCCGCGCCGATCCGCCGAGCCACCCCAACGTGGTCCGGGTGCTGCTGGGTGACGCGGCCGCCGCGGCCACCCCGGAGCCGTGGCGGGAAGAGCAGCTGGTGCAGCTCGAAACCACAGTGGACGATCTCGATCCGCGGATCTGGCCGGACCTGCTGGCGCAGCTGCGCGCCGCCGGGGCTGCGGACGCCTGGTGCACCCCGGCGCTGATGCGCAAGGGTCGACCTGGTCAGGTGTTGACGGTGCTGGTCTCGCCGGAGCAGGTCGACCTCGCCTGCCGGATCGTCTTCGAGCAGACCACCACCCTGGGGGTGCGGCTGCAGCCGGTGGCGCGCCGGGCGCTGCGCCGCGACCAGGTGTCGGTGGCGCTGCCGCAGGGCACGGTCCGGGTGAAGCGGGGCTACCTGGACGGCACGCTGGTGACCGTGCAACCGGAGTACGACGACGCCCTGGCGCTCGCGACGGAGACCGGGACCCCCGTGGCGGAGCTGCTCGACGCCGCCCGCACCCAGGCCGCCGCCCCACCGCAGCTTGATGAGCTGAGGCCCTGTGGTGGACCGCAGCTTGGTGGGCTGAGTGGCGCCTGATTCGCCATGCTTGACCCGATTCACAGGTTAGTTGATCAACCACTCAGCCCACCAAGCTGGGTCAGCGGGGCGGGCTTTCGCTACAGCGCGATCAGCCCGGCCGCGGTCGGCCGAAACCCGCAGGCATCGAGGTAGAAGTCCCGCAACTGCTGCTCGAAGTCGACGTGCAGCCAGGCGCAGCCGGCATCCCGGGCACCGTCGGTGGCGGCTGTGACCAGGCGGACGCCGATACCCCGCCGTTGCGCATCCGGCGCGACCATAGTGTCGAGGAGGAAGGCGTGGTCGGCGCCGTCCCACACCACGTTGACGAAGCCCACCAGTCGCAGCGTCGCCTCCCGAGCGCAGACCCAGCCGAGGCTGTGCCGGCTGACCCGCCCCCACCAGTCGGACCCGCGGACCGGATGGTCGAAGCACGCGCTGTGCAGCTCGTTCAGCTCGGAGTTGCCGAAGCGGCCGCGCCATTCGAACGTGCTGGTCACTCTTTTCCCCGGAGGCAGCGTGGGCGACGGATCGACCAACGGTCAGCCGATGGCCATGTCTACGAACCGGGAGAAGTGCAGCTGGGCGGCGACGGTGATGGTGTCGGTCGGGCCGTTCCGGTGCTTGGCCACGATGAAGTCGGCCTCACCCGCCCGCGGCGACTCCTTGTCGTAGTAGTCGTCCCGGTGCAGCAGCAGCACCACGTCGGAGTCCTGCTCGATGGCGCCACTCTCCCGCAGGTCGGACAGTTGCGGCCGCTTGTCGGTCCGCTGCTCCGGCCCCCGGTTGAGCTGGGCGACCGCGATCACCGGACAGTCGACCTCCTTGGCGAGCAGCTTCAGGCCACGGGAGAGCTCCGACACCTCCTGCTGCCGGCTCTCCGTCCGCTTCGCCGAGCTCATCAGCTGGAGGTAGTCGATGACCAGCAGTTTCAGGTCGAACCGCTGCCGCATCCGGCGGGCCTTGGCACGGATCTCCATCAGGGTCATGTTCGGGGTGTCGTCCACGTAGAGCGGAGCTTCGCTGATCTCGCCCATCCGGCGGGCCAGTTTGGTCCAGTCGTCGTCGGAGAGTTGGCCGGACCGCAGCACGTGCAGCGGCACTCGGGCTTCGGCCGACAACACCCGCATGACGATCTCGACCTTGCTCATCTCCAGCGAGAAGACCGCGGCAGCTAGGCCGGCGCGGATCGAGGCGTGCCGGACGAAGTCGAGGCTCACCGTCGACTTGCCGAGGCCCGGTCGCCCGGCGACCACGATCAGCTGGCCCGGGTGCAGCCCGTTGAGCAGCGTGTCCAGGTCGGCGAAGCCGGTGGGGACGCCGGTCATGACGCCGTCGCGGGCGCCGATCGCCTCGATCTCGTCCAGCGTAGGCTGCAGCACCTCGGCGAGGACCTGGTAATCCTCGGTGGTCCGCTTCTCGGTGACGTCGTAGATCGCCTGCTGGGCGATGTCGACCACGTCCTCGACATCGCGGCCGGCGCCGGCCGCCGCGCCGTACCCCAGCTGGACGATCTTCGTCCCGGCCTCCACCAGCCGGCGCAACACCGCCCGCTCGGCGACGATGCGGGCGTAGTACGCGGAGTTGGCGGCGGTCGGCACGGTGTGCACCAGGTCGTGCACGTACGACATGCCGCCGACCCGGCCGATGGTCCCGGCGTTGGTGAGGAACGCGGTGATGGTCACCGGGTCGGCCGGCTCACCGCGCCCGTAGAGGTCGAGGATCGCGTCGAAGATGGTGGCGTGGGCGGGCCGGTAGAAGTCGTTGGAGCGGAGGATCTCCACCACATCGGCGATGGCGTCCTTGGAGAGCAGCATCCCGCCGAGCACGCTCTGCTCGGCGGCCAGATCCTGCGGCGGCGAGCGGTCGAACTGGCCGTCACTGGCCGGCGGAGTAGCCGCCGGTGCCGTGAGCTCTTCGGTGACTGACACCCCGGCCCCCCTTCCGCTGTGTCGCCGGCAACCATCTCAGGACCGTCCGACAGTCGTCGCCACCTCCGGCGCCAGCCCTCGACCGAAGCCGTCTTGAGCCGGTCCGGCGGCCAGGCACGGCCCACTGATCCCCGGGCAGCCACGGTAGGCGGGTCGGGCGCGACCTTCAACCATCCCCGGTGGATGAGTCTGGGGGAAACCTGTGGACAGCCCCGGGAAAGCATGTGCGTAGAGCTGTGCACAGCCTGTGGACAACTGTTGGGGACAACCGTGCAATTCTCGGTTGAGCTGGGCAGACATTGTCCCCAAGGTGTGGGGAGAAGAAACTAGTCCGGCCGGCCAGTAATCCGCCGACCAACTCCGGCTGTCCGGCCGATGGCGGACCGGTGGTGACATCGGCCACGCTGCGGCGGTGGACGACCGCTGGCCGGGATCCTCACCTACGCCGCCGGAGCAGCCGGCTGGCGAGTGGGGTGTGCCCGAGGCCGACCAGCGGCCAGCGTTCCCGCCGTACCTGCCACCACCGACACCCGCCGCCGAGCCACCGATCGGGCCCGCCGAGCCGGTCGCCGAACCAGGCTGGGCGTGGCGCACCAATCGACCGCCGACGCCGCCGGAGCAGGACCCGGAACCCAGCTATCTGCCTTACGAAGACCAGCGGTACGAAGACCAGGCGCGCCAGCGCCAGCAGTACGAGAGCCAGCAGTACGCGGGTCACCAGTATCCGAGCCCGGCTTACCCGGAGCAGCGTTACGAAGACCAGCGGTACGAAGACCACCGGTACGAAGAACATCGGTACGAGGAGCAGGCGTACCCGGCCCAGCAGCGCCACCATCAGCCGCACGTAGCAGCGGCGGGCGCTCGCGCCGCCGCTACGGTCGCGGAGCCGCTGAGCGAGTCACCGGTGGAGCCGGTCGACGAGGCGGCCCCGGCCCGGCCCGGGCTCCTGGGAACCCTGCTGTGGACGCTGGGGGCGTTCCTGGTGCCGCTGCTGGTCTACCTCGGGTGGGCGGCGACGCTCAGCACCACGCCCCGGCCGGGGTGCGTCGATGTGGCGGGTGGGCCGTGCCCGGGGCCACGGGCGCAGGCGGTGACGAACCTGCTGAACGTGCTGCCGGCGGTGGTGGTGGCGCTCGGCGCCGCCCTGCTGCTGGCGCTGGGGATCCGCTACATCGCGGTCACCTGGCGTAGCTACAAGGTGGCGTTCGCTGCGAGCGTGATCGGCGCGGGCGTCACCACGCTGCTGGTGAGCGCGCTGAACTGAACAGCCCGCTGACTGGGCGGCCAACTGCGCCGGTCACGGATCGAGCGGGGCGCTGACCGAGCGGGCCGGAAACGCCGGAACCGGCGGTGCCGCCAGGGGCGGCACCGCCGGTTCCGGGCGCTGCTCGGCGTGGGTTACTTGCTCTGCAGGACAGCGACGTCGAACTTCGCCACCACCTCCGGGTGCAGCCGCACCCGAACGTGGTGGGAGCCGGTCGACTTGATCGGGCTCGGCAACTCCAGGCGCCGCCGGTCCAGCGACGGGCCGCCGGCCGCCTTCACCGCGTCGACGATCTCCGCCGGGGTGATGGAGCCGAAGAGTCGCCCGCCCGAACCAGCCCGCGCGGAGAGCTTCACGTTCAGCCCGGAGAGCTGCTGCGCGATCTCGTTCGCGTGGTCCAGGTCGCGGATCTCCCGGGCGGCGCGGGCGCGGCGGATGGAGATGACCTCCTTCTCCGCACCCTTGGTCCAGCGGATCGCGTACCCCCGGGGTAGCAGGTAGTTGCGGCCGTAACCGTCCTTGACCTCCACCACGTCACCGGGGGTACCCAGACCCGACACCTCTTGGGTCAAGATGATCTTCATCAGGGCCTCCGGTCAGCGAGTGGTGGTGGTGTAGGGCAGCAGCGCCATCTCGCGGGCGTTCTTCACTGCCCGGGCGATCTGCCGCTGCTGCTGGGAGGTCACTCCGGTCACCCGGCGGGCACGGATCTTGCCCCGGTCCGAGATGAACTTCCGCAGTAGCGCGGTGTCCTTGTAGTCGATGTAGGTGATCCCCTCTTTATCGAGCGGGTTCACCTTCTTCTTCGGCTTGCGTACCGCCGCAGCCTTGGCCATTGTCTTCATTCTCCAGTTGCTGCTCGAAACCTATCCAGGGTCGCTCACGCACCGGGCGCGGCTCAGAACGGTGGCTCGTCCTGGTAGCCGCCGCCCGCGGAGGCGCCGGCCGGAGCGGCCGGGGTCGCCGAGGCCCATGGGTCGTCGTTAGCCGCCCCGGAGCCACCGAACCCGCCGCCGCCGCCACCCGAGGAGCGGGACATCTTCTGCACCTTGGCGGTGGCGTACCGCAACGACGGGCCGATCTCGTCGACCTCGACCTCGAAGACCGTGCGCTTCTCGCCCTCACGGGTCTCGTAGGTCCGCTGCCGCAACCGCCCCCAGACGATGACCCGGGAGCCGCGCTGCAGCGACTCGGCCACGTGCTCCGCCGCCTGCCGCCAAACGTTGCAGGTCAGGAACAGCGCCTCGCCGTCTTTCCACTCACCGCTCTGCTTGTCTAGATAGCGGGGGGTGGACGCGACCCGGAACTTGGCCACCGCCGCACCGGAGGGGGTGAACCGCAGCTCCGGGTCGTCGGTCAGGTTGCCGATCAGCGTGATGTTGGTGTCTCCAGCTGCCATGGCTGCCTCTCCTCGGTTACTGCTCCTGCCTCACTGGCGGGTCTCGGACTCGCCAGCAGAGTGTCACGCCCGTACGACACGGACGTCGGCCTTGGTCAGTGACCTTGGTCAGTGGACCTCGGGCCGAAGGACCTTGGTGCGCAGGATGGACTCGTTCAGCCGCAGCTGACGGTCCAGCTCGGCTACCGCCTCGGAGGTGGACTGCAGGTCGATGACCGCGTAGATCCCCTCGGTGTTCTTGTTGATCTCGTAGGCCAGCCGGCGGCGGCCCCAGACGTCGAGCTTCTCTACCGAGCCGCCCGCGTTGCGGATGACCTTCAGGTAGTTCTCGAGCGACGAGGAGATCGTCCGCTCCTCCAGGCTCGGGTCGAGGATCACCATGACTTCGTAATGACG carries:
- a CDS encoding HAD-IB family hydrolase is translated as MPPHSHLLLTGATGFLGQALLERVLTSYPETRVTLLIRGRGSASAGDRLTKLLRRPVFATWRERVGEEQAAKIVADRVTVLDAELGSAELALPGDLTAAIHAASTVSFDPPIDDAFRTNVQGVVDLYQAIRQLDQPPHVVHVSTAYVAGTRRGSVPEESLDHQVAWRTELAAASGARDRVEQDSRRPEVLRRALATARREHGKAGPQSTAAAAEQWRREWVDRQLIEYGRLRAQTLGWPDVYTLTKALGERAAEELLTGVAPLSVVRPAIVESALRHPYPGWIDGFKMADPLIIAFGRGVLPEFPGLPDGVLDVIPVDLVVNATIAAAAAPPPVAEPAYYHVGSGARNPLTFRAMYDNVREYFTDHPMPDGGRGQIKVPTWDFPGARRVGRMLRTGERVLTAAQRTLLATPAGQRTRRWQDDLTRERDKLDFLRRYADLYGVYTEAEVLYSDSRLLALHRALPPDRIDEHGFDAAAIDWPHYLQQVHCPAITATVRRATAGRPGTAASAPPVAGNGGRPDADRVAIFDLEGTLVASNVIETYLLARLADTPRGDWLAELADLARGLPRYFAAERRDRGEFLRTFLRRYADADEAALHRLVADRLGGALLRRAYPQALRRVRQHRAAGHRTVLITGTIDVLVQPLAPLFDEVVASRLHTRDGRYSGFLESPPLVGEARAAWLRRYAQTAGVSLTDSYAYGDSYSDRPLLAAVGNPVAVNPDPQLYRHARRHRWAVAEWTSHTLPAAETFAETVA
- a CDS encoding zinc-dependent alcohol dehydrogenase, with the translated sequence MNLTLEYHRSPVRYLSGRAATATPLGARAGGVLAANLSPLRLLNRPDPRPPAAGWTRVRPLLSGVCGSDLGLLTGRNSPYLSAVVSMPFTPGHEVVGQTLDDLPDLPRGSRVVLDPVLGCAARDVPACPGCAAGLPNRCDRITAGTVSAGLQTGFCADTGGGWSRMLVAHRSQLHPVPDPLDDATAVLVEPLACAIRAVRRVAVPDGASVLVVGAGAIGLLTVLALREYTKAGPIYALARYGHQRERARAMGATDVLSPKRAARALRRATGGFLASPDRGGEFLLGGVDLVFECTGGSGLDTALRVTRAGGTVVLTGMPNQPVDLTPTWFRELSLVGAYASGSGDFPDALALAGTAPLTGFVDAIYPLSRWRDAIGHAYAAGRLGTVKVAFDPNRE
- a CDS encoding lactate racemase domain-containing protein; amino-acid sequence: MSRPGFVLEVDERTPALLVHQGEGFRLERLPLGSRVIYPPESLPGLTDLDRRIHQALTNPLGSEPLPALLKPGMRLTIVFDDLSLPLPPMRTPDIRQRIIEHVLELAAAAGVDDVALIAANALHRRMTPAELKRTVGERVFRSFFPNQLVNHDAEDRAQLVEVGTTRHGEAVEINRRAAESDLIVYVNITLTAMNGGPKSVSVGLASYRSLKHHHNVHTLRHSKSFNDPPNSAMHHSYHRMAGVLDEHLKIFQIETTLNNDTFPAQVDFLNKREWEWSLKDQAAYLAVKRGNDLLPPRRRRQLWHRTAAPYGVTSVTAGAPAEVHDVTLRQVLRQQLTEVAGPADVGVFGLPYICPYNVNSIMNPILVMSLGLGYFFNLYRNQPIVRPGGVAIFYHPVRNEFHPVHHPSYIDFFEEVLAETTDPAAIEAKYEEQFATDPWYVHLYRNSYAYHGVHPLYMWYWGAHAMEHLGDVIFVGGDRKTTSVMGFRSASTLDDALEIARDRVGRSPSITYLHAPPMTMADVR
- a CDS encoding lysophospholipid acyltransferase family protein, which produces MGLIREIRVLTRGRDWRGRSRLPRSANGHQTAEPAREFPTGWARTRTAHAARRAVQRAVLTPLTWTQTKPEVTGVDRLAGLTGPVVLVANHSSHLDAPLILGSLPPHLADRVAVGAAADYFFDARWRAAVTALVFNAFPVERYRSSRLRSLAPYLLARGWSLLLFPEATRSEDGWMSTLRLGAAHLCVSRQVPAVPIALRGTYAAMPRGRNWPTPGRPRVVVRYGTPLFPSEGEETRRFNTRLADSISRLWAEEELGWYESLRAEQRGELSLPTGPPAASWRRIWESSRPLPRTEPPHTWR
- a CDS encoding PIN domain-containing protein, with product MTYLIDTSALVRVLRRQASLVRQEQIERGLIAICDPVVAEVLTIADAKHYQRVEQGLHDAYPWVSMPDDLWGTVNEVRRELAGHSQHHGLSVADLLVVASALRHRLTVLHEDGDYETVSRIVPDLQQERLSAY
- a CDS encoding type II toxin-antitoxin system VapB family antitoxin; amino-acid sequence: MAKTLVDIDDELLAEATIALGTTTKKETVTSALRAAVTASRTRRSHALAELQQVADEGGFDFDRYHELDE